Proteins encoded together in one Amblyomma americanum isolate KBUSLIRL-KWMA chromosome 1, ASM5285725v1, whole genome shotgun sequence window:
- the VAChT gene encoding vesicular acetylcholine transporter isoform X6, whose amino-acid sequence MAVLPFINQDTSQLWRRLNDKIEEPKSQRRLILIIVCVALLLDNMLYMVIVPIIPQYLRSIDAWYTHTEGGNMSSVVVNATVNGVVTNRTEWRRTGGHIVYEGEESAVGVLFASKAIVQLFVNPFSGALIDRIGYDIPMLFGLSIMFLSTAIFACGTSYGVLFFARSLQGVGSAFADTSGLAMIADRFTEETERTKALGIALAFISFGCLVAPPFGGLLYEFAGKEVPFIILSLVSLIDGFLLLFVMQPVKQQMRAMGVERPKGTPIWRLFIDPYIAVAAGALMMSNVSLAFLEPTISIWMKDNMHVDDWQIGLIWLPAFFPHVAGVYLTVRMARQYPQYQWAIACFGLALEGLSSFIVPFARSYWVLIVPLSGICFGIAQVDTSLLPTLGYLVDVRYVSVYGSIYAIADISYSLAYAIGPIIAGGIVESIGFTALNIFIAISNLLYCPLLMSLRHIYDYKPFESEANILMQDPPAKEYQTYRLQDGAAAPLPVTNHVQQTSFMEGGTVATAQGQTQQQQLQQLPVTGKPPTPQHQQQQRPPHKRPAAKKHVRVRGYRSSDMEMMITSSEEEEGDLE is encoded by the coding sequence ATGGCGGTCTTGCCATTCATCAACCAAGACACGTCGCAGCTATGGCGCCGCCTCAACGACAAAATCGAGGAGCCCAAGAGCCAGAGGCGACTCATCCTCATCATCGTCTGCGTGGCCCTTCTGCTGGACAACATGCTGTACATGGTCATTGTGCCCATCATTCCGCAGTACCTGCGCAGCATCGACGCCTGGTACACGCACACCGAGGGCGGCAACATGTCCTCGGTCGTGGTCAACGCCACCGTCAACGGCGTGGTCACAAACCGCACCGAGTGGCGCCGAACTGGTGGCCACATCGTCTACGAAGGAGAAGAGTCGGCGGTAGGCGTCCTATTCGCCTCCAAGGCTATCGTTCAGCTGTTCGTGAATCCTTTCTCGGGAGCCCTAATTGACAGAATTGGCTACGACATTCCCATGCTGTTCGGCCTCAGTATCATGTTCCTGTCGACGGCCATATTCGCCTGCGGCACGAGCTACGGTGTGCTCTTCTTCGCCAGGAGTCTGCAAGGCGTTGGCTCTGCCTTCGCGGACACCTCTGGCCTCGCCATGATCGCCGACCGATTCACCGAGGAGACCGAGCGCACCAAAGCGCTGGGCATCGCTCTGGCCTTCATCTCTTTTGGCTGCCTCGTGGCGCCGCCTTTTGGTGGTCTCCTGTACGAGTTCGCCGGCAAGGAGGTCCCATTCATCATTCTTTCCCTGGTCTCGCTCATCGACGGCTTCCTCTTGCTCTTTGTCATGCAGCCCGTGAAGCAACAGATGCGCGCAATGGGCGTCGAGCGGCCCAAGGGCACCCCAATCTGGCGCCTCTTCATCGATCCGTACATCGCTGTGGCCGCTGGTGCGCTCATGATGTCCAATGTGTCACTCGCTTTCCTGGAGCCCACCATCTCCATCTGGATGAAGGACAACATGCACGTGGACGACTGGCAAATCGGCCTAATCTGGCTGCCGGCCTTCTTCCCGCATGTGGCGGGCGTCTACCTGACGGTGCGCATGGCGCGCCAGTACCCTCAATATCAGTGGGCAATTGCTTGCTTCGGCTTGGCGCTCGAAGGTCTGAGCAGCTTTATCGTTCCCTTCGCCCGCTCATACTGGGTCCTCATCGTGCCGCTCTCCGGCATCTGCTTCGGCATCGCCCAGGTCGACACCTCCCTGCTTCCGACGCTGGGATACCTGGTTGACGTGCGCTACGTGTCCGTTTACGGCTCCATCTACGCCATCGCCGACATTTCGTACTCGCTGGCGTACGCCATCGGCCCCATTATTGCCGGCGGCATTGTGGAGAGCATCGGTTTCACAGCCCTCAACATCTTCATAGCCATCTCTAACCTCCTGTACTGTCCGCTGCTCATGTCGCTTCGTCACATCTACGACTACAAGCCATTCGAGAGCGAGGCAAACATACTGATGCAGGACCCTCCAGCCAAGGAGTATCAGACCTACAGGCTGCAAGACGGCGCGGCGGCTCCACTCCCGGTCACCAACCATGTGCAGCAGACCTCGTTTATGGAAGGCGGCACGGTCGCCACAGCGCAGGGGCAAAcccagcagcaacagcttcaGCAGTTACCAGTTACGGGCAAGCCTCCAACACCTCAGCATCAGCAACAACAGCGGCCTCCACACAAGCGCCCCGCCGCCAAGAAGCACGTGCGGGTCAGAGGGTACAGGTCTTCGGACATGGAGATGATGATCACCAGCTCTGAGGAAGAAGAAGGTGACCTCGAGTGA